In the genome of Vicia villosa cultivar HV-30 ecotype Madison, WI linkage group LG7, Vvil1.0, whole genome shotgun sequence, one region contains:
- the LOC131618781 gene encoding uncharacterized protein LOC131618781 — protein sequence MAGVVPTEMSANSPRRTAQFARNAQGGANTEMNSGILQLVYANPFTGMDQEDPFAHLTKFYEIVGSTGVDAANEESLKIFSSIPIMEAKTTIAVFTQGSNESLNEAWERFKSMLRKCKGHGFDELTQIHLFRNGLQPVHKTILDAIAGGSLMSKSAEEATTVIDRMALNDLQSQHDRSPSQRKAVVLELNTNDAILAQNKLLSQQVELLTQQMTKLPQQMKEIQGSQTRHHVAACELCNGDNPTGFYPPPNGEEVNNVNNQNQGSQRQPPPHNNPYQRNNQGYQQSRFNNHNYHQQSPYQNPHQQPQQSQGGSSKLEDTLTQFMQASMANQKSNEAAIKNLENQVGQLSKQLSEQQPGASFSANTQTNPKEHCKAIVTRSGKEVNSGVNEEVIVEDKEEVIVEDEEEEVIVKNEGEKSEQKMDEELVEKARKEKEESEKNNKKVKMNKKRDE from the exons ATGGCGGGTGTTGTTCCAACCGAAATGTCCGCCAATAGTCCAAGACGCACTGCCCAATTTGCACGCAATGCTCAAGGTGGAGCAAATACGGAGATGAACTCCGGAATCCTTCAACTTGTTTATGCAAATCCATTCACTGGAATGGATCAAGAAGATCCTTTCGCAcatctcaccaaattttatgagatTGTGGGTTCAACGGGAGTTGATGCGGCGAATGAAGAATCATT AAAGATATTTTCCTCAATCCCGATTATGGAAGCCAAAACGACAATTGCGGTATTCACTCAAGGAAGCAATGAATCTCTTAATGAAGCGTGGGAAAGATTCAAGTCCATGTTAAGAAAATGCAAAGGCCACGGTTTTGATGAGCTCACGCAAATTCATTTATTCCGAAATGGTCTTCAACCGGTGCATAAAACAATTTTGGATGCTATCGCGGGTGGTTCTCTTATGTCTAAAAGTGCGGAAGAAGCAACAACTGTAATTGACCGGATGGCACTCAATGACCTTCAAAGTCAACATGATAGAAGTCCTTCGCAAAGGAAAGCGGTAGTTCTCGAATTGAACaccaatgatgctattcttgcGCAAAACAAGCTTCTTTCACAGCAAGTGGAGTTACTCACACAACAAATGACCAAACTTCCGCAGCAAATGAAAGAGATTCAAGGATCTCAAACTAGGCACCATGTGGCAGCTTGTGAACTTTGTAATGGAGATAATCCGACTGGTTTTTATCCTCCTCCCAATGGTGAAGAAGTGAATAATGTCAACAATCAAAACCAAGGCTCCCAAAGGCAACCTCCACCTCACAACAATCCTTACCAACGAAATAATCAAGGATATCAACAATCAAGATTCAACAATCACAACTACCATCAACAAAGCCCTTATCAAAATCCACACCAACAACCTCAACAATCTCAAGGTGGAAGCTCAAAGTTGGAAGATACTCTCacacaattcatgcaagcatccatggcgaatcaaaagagcAATGAAGCAGCCATCAAGAATTTAGAAAATCAAGTGGGTCAACTTTCAAAGCAATTGTCCGAGCAACAACCGGGAGCATCCTTTTCTGCCAACACCCAAACCAATccaaaggagcattgcaaagccatTGTTACAAGAAGTGGGAAAGAGGTGAATAGTGGTGTAAATGAAGAGGTTATAGTGGAAGATAAGGAGGAAGTAatagttgaagatgaagaggaggaAGTGATAGTTAAAAATGAGGGAGAAAAGAGTGAACAGAAGATGGACGAAGAATTAGTTGAAAAAgcgagaaaagaaaaagaagaaagtgagaaaaataacaaaaaagtgAAGATGAATAAAAAGAGAGATGAATAA
- the LOC131618782 gene encoding uncharacterized protein LOC131618782 has translation MDIFKQLQVNIPFPEALEQMTKYAKFMKDILTKKKRYSDEETILLDARCSAIIQNTLPKKEADPGRVTLLVTIGGHYIGNSLIDLGSSINLISLSIIKRLGNIEMKPTRMTLQLPDKSLTSPYGVAQDMLVKVENFLFPVDFVVVDMEEDRDFCSVFGKGLKIIGNEEKLHEDLD, from the exons ATGGATATATTCAAACAACTCCAAGTTAATATTCCATTTCCCGAAGCATTAGAACAAATGACAAAATATGCAAAATTCATGAAGGATATTCTCACCAAGAAAAAGAGGTATTCGGACGAGGAGACTATTCTACTTGATGCTCGTTGTAGTGCCATAATTCAAAATACATTACCAAAGAAAGAAGCCGATCCAGGACGTGTCACTTTGCTAGTTACAATTGGAGGTCATTACATAGGtaacagtttgattgatttgggCTCAAGCATTAATTTAATTTCGTTGTCTATCATCAAGAGAttgggaaatattgagatgaagCCCACCCGAATGACGTTACAACTACCTGATAAATCGCTTACTTCACCTTATGGAGTTGCTCAAGATATGCTAGTTAAGGTGGAAAATTTTTTATTCCCGGTTGATTTTGTGGTAGTAGACATGGAAGAGGATCGTGAT ttttgtagtgttTTTGGAAAAGGTTTGAAGATCATAGGAAATGAAGAGAAATTACATGAAGACTTGGATTAG